The following proteins are encoded in a genomic region of Necator americanus strain Aroian chromosome II, whole genome shotgun sequence:
- a CDS encoding hypothetical protein (NECATOR_CHRII.G5469.T1) yields MTAQSLVRDCPSPNQAFHPSEVDKPQRLLLLLLLLLLLLLLLLLLLLLLLLLLLLLLLLLLLLLLLLLLLLLLLLLLLLLFYYYYYYYYYYYYYYYYYYYYYYYYYYYYYYYYYYYYYYYYYYYYYYYYYYYYYYYYFIIIIIIIIIIIIILLLLLLLLLLLLLLLLLLLLLLLLLLLLLLLLLLLLLLLLLLLLLLLLLLLLLLLLLLLLLLFYYFIILLLLLLLLLLLLLLLLLLLCKFATGSDFYSRSRTYCVDLTRYVLGDNGQWFPTTLHPQIDDEMGLINKVTLPIS; encoded by the exons ATGACTGCACAATCGTTGGTTCGAGATTGTCCCAgtcccaaccaagcctttcatccttccgaggtcgataa ACCTCagagattattattattattattattattattattattattattattattattattattattattattattattattattattattattattattattattattattattattattattattattattattattattattattattattattattattattattattttattattattattattattattattattattattattattattattattattattattattattattattattattattattattattattattattattattattattattattattattattattattattattattattattattattattattattattattattttattattattattattattattattattattattattattttattattattattattattattattattattattattattattattattattattattattattattattattattattattattattattattattattattattattattattattattattattattattattattattattattattattattattattattattattattattattattattttattattttattattttattattattattattattattattattattattattattattattattattattat GCAAATTTGCAACAGGGTCGGATTTCTACAGTCGCTCTAGAACGTATTGTGTGGACCTTACGCGTTACGTTCTCGGCGACAATGGGCAGTGGTTCCCTACTACCCTGCATCCACAAATCGATGATGAGATGGGATTAATCAATAAGGTCACATTGCCGATAAGCTAG